A region of Lycium barbarum isolate Lr01 chromosome 1, ASM1917538v2, whole genome shotgun sequence DNA encodes the following proteins:
- the LOC132606140 gene encoding probable NAD(P)H dehydrogenase (quinone) FQR1-like 3 isoform X1: MVTTKVYVVYYSLYGHVETMAREIQRGVNSVMGVEATLWQVPETLPERILEKMKAPKKPDDVPEITPEQLLEADGFIFGFPSRFGVMAAQFKAFFDASDEIWAAQALAGKPAGIFWSTGFHGGGQELSALTAVTQLAHHGMIFVPLGYTFGKGMFEMEEVKGGSVYGAGTYAADGSRQPTELEFQQAFHQGKYIAGITKKLK, translated from the exons ATGGTAACAACTAAGGTCTACGTAGT GTATTACTCACTTTATGGGCATGTGGAGACCATGGCGCGAGAAATACAACGAGGAGTCAATTCGGTTATGGGTGTCGAAGCAACACTCTGGCAG GTTCCGGAGACACTTCCTGAGCGGATATTGGAGAAGATGAAGGCTCCTAAAAAGCCTGATGATGTGCCTGAGATCACGCCTGAGCAGCTCTTGGAGGCTGATGGTTTCATATTTGGTTTCCCTTCTCGTTTTGGTGTGATGGCAGCTCAATTCAAAGCGTTTTTTGATGCCTCCGATGAGATATGGGCCGCTCAAGCGTTAGCTGGTAAACCTGCTGGAATCTTCTGGAGTACTGGTTTTCATGGTGGTGGCCAAGAGCTTAGTGC ACTAACAGCCGTAACTCAGTTGGCACATCATGGCATGATATTTGTTCCTCTTGGATATACTTTTGGTAAAGGGATGTTTGAGATGGAAGAGGTAAAAGGTGGATCTGTCTATGGAGCTGGAACTTATGCTGCTGATGGTTCTCGTCAGCCCACAGAACTGGAATTTCAACAAGCCTTCCATCAAGGCAAATATATTGCTGGAATTACAAAGAAACTCAAGTAA
- the LOC132606140 gene encoding probable NAD(P)H dehydrogenase (quinone) FQR1-like 3 isoform X2 — translation MAREIQRGVNSVMGVEATLWQVPETLPERILEKMKAPKKPDDVPEITPEQLLEADGFIFGFPSRFGVMAAQFKAFFDASDEIWAAQALAGKPAGIFWSTGFHGGGQELSALTAVTQLAHHGMIFVPLGYTFGKGMFEMEEVKGGSVYGAGTYAADGSRQPTELEFQQAFHQGKYIAGITKKLK, via the exons ATGGCGCGAGAAATACAACGAGGAGTCAATTCGGTTATGGGTGTCGAAGCAACACTCTGGCAG GTTCCGGAGACACTTCCTGAGCGGATATTGGAGAAGATGAAGGCTCCTAAAAAGCCTGATGATGTGCCTGAGATCACGCCTGAGCAGCTCTTGGAGGCTGATGGTTTCATATTTGGTTTCCCTTCTCGTTTTGGTGTGATGGCAGCTCAATTCAAAGCGTTTTTTGATGCCTCCGATGAGATATGGGCCGCTCAAGCGTTAGCTGGTAAACCTGCTGGAATCTTCTGGAGTACTGGTTTTCATGGTGGTGGCCAAGAGCTTAGTGC ACTAACAGCCGTAACTCAGTTGGCACATCATGGCATGATATTTGTTCCTCTTGGATATACTTTTGGTAAAGGGATGTTTGAGATGGAAGAGGTAAAAGGTGGATCTGTCTATGGAGCTGGAACTTATGCTGCTGATGGTTCTCGTCAGCCCACAGAACTGGAATTTCAACAAGCCTTCCATCAAGGCAAATATATTGCTGGAATTACAAAGAAACTCAAGTAA
- the LOC132606153 gene encoding pleckstrin homology domain-containing protein 1-like has protein sequence MESLFRSVTGANPNPSDYEEIEFWSNPERTGWLTKQGEYIKTWRRRWFILKQGKLLWFKDPSSVTRAAVPRGVVSVAECLTVKGAEDVINKPFAFELSTSRDTMYFIADSEKEKEEWINSIGRSIVQHSRSVTDNEVVDYDSRP, from the coding sequence ATGGAAAGTCTCTTTCGATCAGTGACAGGCGCAAACCCTAACCCATCCGATTACGAAGAAATCGAATTCTGGTCAAACCCTGAACGAACGGGTTGGCTCACAAAACAAGGCGAATACATCAAAACCTGGCGCCGTAGATGGTTCATTCTTAAACAAGGTAAACTACTCTGGTTCAAAGACCCTTCGTCTGTCACACGCGCTGCTGTACCGCGTGGAGTTGTTTCTGTTGCTGAATGCCTTACTGTTAAAGGTGCTGAAGATGTGATTAATAAGCCTTTTGCTTTTGAGTTGTCTACTAGTCGTGATACTATGTATTTTATTGCTGATTCTGAGAAGGAGAAAGAGGAATGGATTAATTCTATTGGGAGATCGATTGTTCAACATTCGAGGTCTGTTACCGATAATGAGGTTGTTGATTATGATAGCAGGCCTTAG